In Clostridia bacterium, one genomic interval encodes:
- a CDS encoding 3-oxoacyl-ACP synthase, translating into MAKSIVAYGCYLPFLRLKREEYLNALGSCGAEIREKAVMDVDEDVITMAVEAARNATAGLDTAEIGVLAMASTNFPCQEKFMAGTVIEALGLKSDVLTSHHGYSGLAGAEAFLTAVGMLDQTDRRLAVVVISDAPAAGVFEEMDHGLGAAACAFVLAKDQPGLEFEGVCARAAEYMGLRYRLPGETTVRDIGVRAYSSQAFNETIRAAVSGLLNQVGRSPTHYRHLVLPQTDVKASFSLAEKMGFGASQLTESLVFDQVGDAGCCSPFLGLCKALEGMEVGDRALLCSYGAGSGSYALSFGLTGGLLPTPKPVGWQLNRKKYINYMHYLKLKKVYVR; encoded by the coding sequence ATGGCCAAAAGTATTGTTGCTTACGGTTGCTACCTTCCCTTCCTGCGTCTAAAAAGGGAAGAGTACCTCAATGCCCTGGGAAGCTGCGGCGCCGAGATCAGAGAAAAGGCAGTCATGGACGTAGATGAGGATGTCATCACTATGGCGGTGGAGGCGGCCAGGAATGCTACTGCGGGTCTGGACACGGCCGAGATTGGAGTGCTGGCCATGGCTTCGACCAACTTTCCCTGTCAAGAAAAGTTCATGGCCGGGACAGTGATAGAGGCCCTGGGATTAAAAAGCGATGTCCTCACCAGCCACCACGGCTACTCCGGCTTGGCTGGCGCCGAGGCCTTTCTGACTGCCGTAGGCATGCTGGACCAGACCGATCGTCGGTTGGCTGTAGTGGTAATATCCGATGCTCCGGCAGCTGGCGTCTTCGAGGAAATGGATCATGGGTTGGGGGCAGCCGCCTGCGCCTTTGTCCTGGCAAAAGATCAACCGGGCCTGGAGTTTGAAGGGGTATGTGCTCGTGCTGCTGAGTACATGGGCCTGCGCTACCGCTTGCCCGGGGAAACTACGGTCCGGGACATCGGGGTGCGAGCTTACTCCTCTCAGGCCTTCAACGAAACTATTAGGGCCGCAGTTTCGGGGCTGTTGAACCAAGTGGGCAGAAGCCCCACTCACTACCGGCATTTGGTACTGCCCCAGACCGATGTAAAAGCGTCTTTTAGTCTGGCTGAAAAGATGGGCTTTGGCGCAAGTCAGCTTACCGAGAGCCTAGTGTTTGATCAGGTAGGAGATGCCGGGTGCTGTTCCCCATTCTTGGGATTGTGCAAGGCCCTTGAAGGTATGGAGGTGGGGGATAGGGCGTTGCTCTGTTCCTACGGGGCAGGTTCGGGAAGCTATGCCCTGAGTTTTGGTCTCACCGGGGGGTTGTTGCCAACACCAAAGCCAGTTGGCTGGCAGCTGAACCGGAAGAAATATATTAACTATATGCATTATCTTAAGCTGAAAAAGGTTTATGTGAGGTGA